The following are encoded together in the Anaerostipes caccae L1-92 genome:
- a CDS encoding A24 family peptidase, which yields MLDRKAVQTIVFLLLLLLASVTDLKKRIVPDLLCMLIALTAAISFRPEQLWGIFSALPFLLAAVFCGGMGGGDIKLMAAAGLVLGLPAGIFATILGLLLVLAYSVFLKICKKTQVIAVPLVPFLSAGCAAGYLIG from the coding sequence ATGCTGGATAGAAAGGCAGTTCAAACAATTGTATTTTTGCTGTTGCTTTTGCTGGCATCTGTCACGGACTTAAAGAAGAGAATCGTGCCGGATCTGTTATGTATGCTAATTGCATTAACCGCCGCTATTTCTTTTCGTCCAGAACAGTTATGGGGGATTTTCAGCGCACTCCCATTTCTTCTTGCAGCAGTTTTTTGCGGAGGAATGGGGGGCGGTGATATCAAACTGATGGCAGCCGCAGGACTTGTCCTGGGACTTCCAGCAGGGATTTTTGCAACTATTTTGGGATTATTACTGGTACTTGCTTATTCTGTGTTTTTGAAAATATGTAAGAAAACCCAGGTTATCGCAGTGCCGTTAGTACCCTTTTTATCGGCTGGGTGTGCAGCGGGGTATTTGATTGGATAG
- a CDS encoding AAA family ATPase — MLNFKIKKRANQPESEEVHEVGKHQAQILAVWGSPGCGKTTVSVKIAKHLAEKKKNVILVLSDMTLPMMPCICPMDELENIWSLGNVLAAPHVTKGLIEENCIVHKKIKYLAMLGMLRGENEYSYAPYEAEQALEFLTGLRELSSYIIIDCSSYISNDILSAVSLMEADAVLQIVNCDLKSISYLASQLPLLQEPKWRIERHLKTINNIKGQEAINHMEQVLGKVSFQIPSASEVTEQGMAGNLLIGLEGKKSRGFKNEIDKIVKEVYGC; from the coding sequence ATGCTGAACTTTAAAATCAAAAAGCGCGCAAATCAGCCTGAGAGCGAGGAAGTGCATGAGGTGGGAAAACATCAGGCCCAGATACTGGCTGTCTGGGGTAGCCCTGGATGCGGAAAGACTACGGTTTCTGTGAAGATTGCAAAACACTTAGCGGAAAAGAAGAAAAATGTAATTCTTGTGCTGTCCGATATGACTTTACCCATGATGCCTTGTATCTGTCCAATGGACGAGTTAGAAAACATATGGTCCCTTGGCAATGTACTGGCAGCGCCACATGTTACAAAAGGGCTTATAGAAGAAAACTGTATTGTCCACAAAAAAATAAAGTATCTGGCAATGCTTGGCATGTTAAGAGGGGAAAATGAATACAGCTATGCCCCCTATGAAGCGGAACAGGCTTTGGAATTTCTTACAGGGCTGCGGGAATTGTCCTCATACATTATTATTGACTGTAGCAGTTATATATCTAACGATATTTTATCGGCAGTTTCTCTAATGGAAGCAGATGCTGTTCTGCAGATAGTAAATTGCGACCTTAAATCTATCAGTTACCTGGCAAGTCAGTTACCGTTACTTCAGGAACCAAAATGGAGAATAGAGAGGCATTTAAAAACGATCAACAACATAAAGGGGCAGGAAGCCATTAACCATATGGAACAGGTGCTTGGAAAAGTAAGTTTTCAGATTCCGTCTGCATCCGAAGTTACGGAACAGGGGATGGCTGGGAATTTGTTGATTGGTCTGGAGGGGAAAAAAAGCCGTGGTTTTAAAAATGAAATAGATAAGATTGTTAAGGAGGTATATGGATGTTAG
- a CDS encoding DUF6075 family protein → MFDINKLEVMDIVFADEAHERFFYEKVRELPNSRRDSEEIAMIYTLGICDKTRAAFSNIVDQRTFQVNPLVLFAGWQTSASVKVTRLAINLYTGFSQEVKRDDSIEGYHIGEDSSDYAVEEIFDCPYAKYFLEAVKLRYDI, encoded by the coding sequence ATGTTTGATATTAACAAGCTGGAGGTAATGGACATAGTATTTGCCGATGAAGCACATGAGCGTTTCTTTTATGAAAAGGTGCGGGAACTTCCAAATTCACGCAGGGACAGTGAAGAAATTGCTATGATATATACTCTTGGTATCTGTGACAAGACAAGGGCAGCTTTTTCAAATATTGTGGATCAAAGAACTTTTCAGGTGAATCCGTTGGTTTTATTCGCTGGGTGGCAGACATCTGCTTCTGTGAAGGTAACACGGCTGGCGATTAACCTCTATACTGGATTTTCGCAGGAAGTAAAACGGGACGATTCAATAGAAGGATATCATATAGGGGAAGACAGTTCAGATTATGCTGTTGAAGAAATCTTTGATTGCCCATATGCAAAATATTTTCTGGAAGCCGTTAAACTGCGTTATGACATATAG
- a CDS encoding DUF6133 family protein, producing MKTKMRNYLIAKVMKVKAAINNNKAEGFVDTAIKILMAVVIGALLLAGLYALFGDTVLPTLTRRITEMFNYAG from the coding sequence ATGAAAACAAAGATGAGAAACTATCTGATCGCTAAGGTAATGAAGGTAAAAGCGGCTATTAACAACAATAAGGCGGAGGGGTTCGTTGATACGGCCATCAAAATTTTAATGGCTGTTGTGATTGGAGCGCTGCTTCTGGCAGGGCTGTATGCACTGTTTGGTGATACAGTGCTGCCAACATTAACACGGCGTATTACTGAAATGTTTAACTATGCTGGATAG
- a CDS encoding DUF6017 domain-containing protein has product MREYTTGNRIVDASAEISITGNITPQAWYKTIVKETGKPHLAAIVILSDIVYWYRPTELRDESTGQIIAIRKKFKADLLQRSYQQIAEQFGLSKKEATNAIIFLEKLGVIKRVFRTINLNGLVVNNVLYIELIVEKLKELTYPHCYDAPIPSMGDRGEDIVEEIVEGQCFTVNNSEMAVIGEGAVSPKRERVSPKKEIPATPQNSRCHFSEGTALSGNRQTNTDINTDISTTDYTNPVQSYQKTLQAFREKIGYDALCIDRPFDIDRLDEIVGIAVDVLTSTKDTIRINQEEKPTAIVKSVFWKLDMFRIQFILNNLSETKTKIRNMRAVLLTALYNATFTLSNSVMNQVVMNGDISPQYA; this is encoded by the coding sequence ATGCGAGAGTATACGACAGGAAATCGAATCGTAGATGCAAGTGCCGAAATCAGTATTACCGGCAACATTACACCACAAGCATGGTATAAGACGATTGTTAAAGAGACGGGAAAACCGCATTTGGCTGCAATCGTTATATTATCAGATATTGTCTATTGGTATCGTCCTACTGAATTGAGGGACGAAAGCACTGGACAGATCATTGCAATTCGTAAAAAATTTAAAGCTGATTTACTCCAGAGAAGTTATCAACAGATTGCGGAACAGTTTGGATTGAGTAAAAAAGAAGCTACTAATGCAATCATCTTTTTGGAGAAATTAGGCGTAATAAAAAGAGTATTCAGGACAATAAACTTGAATGGACTTGTTGTAAATAATGTACTGTATATTGAGTTGATTGTTGAGAAATTGAAAGAATTAACGTATCCGCACTGTTATGATGCCCCTATCCCTTCTATGGGAGACAGGGGGGAAGACATTGTAGAGGAAATCGTTGAAGGACAGTGCTTTACTGTGAATAATAGTGAGATGGCAGTCATTGGTGAGGGAGCTGTCTCCCCAAAAAGAGAGAGGGTATCACCCAAAAAAGAGATACCTGCCACGCCGCAAAATAGCAGGTGCCACTTTTCAGAAGGTACAGCACTATCTGGTAACAGGCAGACAAATACAGATATTAACACAGATATTTCAACGACAGATTATACCAATCCAGTCCAGTCCTATCAAAAAACGTTACAGGCATTTAGAGAAAAGATTGGATACGATGCGTTATGTATTGATCGTCCCTTTGATATTGATCGTCTGGATGAAATTGTGGGAATTGCAGTTGACGTACTGACTTCAACGAAGGATACGATTCGTATTAACCAGGAAGAAAAACCAACAGCCATTGTTAAATCGGTGTTTTGGAAATTAGATATGTTTAGAATACAGTTTATTTTAAATAACCTGTCAGAGACGAAAACAAAAATCAGGAATATGCGTGCAGTGTTGCTAACCGCCTTATATAATGCGACATTCACATTAAGTAATTCCGTTATGAATCAAGTGGTGATGAATGGTGACATCTCCCCTCAATATGCATGA
- a CDS encoding HAMP domain-containing sensor histidine kinase, whose translation MEKIRNLSIRKTIVLYMGLNLILSYGLSFVIIHTANDAQQKIWFRYIDKDRYYEAMENKGDDYEINITRSKLNSMTKTDRVISELCDFLDTYSILVISCLGTIIAVLLFYKHKIQIPLGELKEASARISEGTLDFSVAYSNEDEMGQLCRQFEKMRCQLEENNKKMWKMVEEEKALRSAISHDIRSPLAVMEGYQEMLLEFLPQESVSRDKIMKMLEAGMQQIKRMKAFINTMQKLSKLEERNICWNQIDVADFIEIVKNNTVILGKKAQKECHTVVKSDQQSVYFDSEMVLEVLNNLIGNALRYAREQVYVEVDISGDEMRVCVQDDGKGFQEDAELLTKAYYHGNPQSDLTHFGLGLYISRVYCEKHGGKLLLVNQDQGGEACAYFKLKT comes from the coding sequence ATGGAAAAAATAAGGAATTTATCGATCAGAAAAACCATTGTGCTGTATATGGGATTAAATCTGATTCTCAGTTATGGCCTGTCGTTTGTCATCATTCATACAGCAAATGACGCTCAGCAGAAGATCTGGTTTCGATATATAGACAAGGACCGTTATTATGAGGCGATGGAGAATAAAGGAGACGATTATGAAATCAACATTACAAGATCAAAGCTGAATTCTATGACCAAAACGGACAGGGTTATTTCAGAACTCTGTGATTTCCTTGATACATATAGTATATTGGTAATTTCCTGCCTGGGAACAATCATAGCAGTCCTGCTTTTTTATAAACATAAGATTCAAATTCCCCTCGGGGAATTAAAAGAGGCATCTGCACGTATTTCCGAAGGCACCCTGGATTTTTCTGTTGCATATTCAAATGAAGATGAAATGGGACAATTGTGCAGGCAGTTTGAAAAGATGCGGTGTCAGCTTGAAGAGAACAATAAAAAAATGTGGAAAATGGTAGAAGAAGAAAAGGCGCTGCGTTCTGCCATTTCCCATGATATCCGATCGCCCCTTGCGGTTATGGAAGGCTATCAGGAAATGCTGCTGGAGTTTCTTCCCCAGGAGTCTGTCAGCAGGGATAAGATCATGAAAATGCTGGAAGCCGGTATGCAGCAGATCAAAAGGATGAAGGCATTTATTAATACAATGCAGAAGCTGTCGAAGCTGGAAGAACGGAATATATGCTGGAACCAAATAGACGTAGCTGATTTTATAGAAATAGTCAAAAACAATACAGTGATTCTGGGGAAAAAGGCACAAAAAGAGTGCCATACGGTCGTGAAGTCTGATCAGCAGTCGGTGTATTTTGATTCCGAAATGGTCTTGGAGGTGCTGAATAATTTAATCGGCAATGCGCTTCGCTATGCCAGGGAGCAGGTTTATGTGGAAGTAGATATTTCCGGAGATGAAATGAGGGTTTGCGTACAGGATGATGGGAAAGGATTTCAAGAAGATGCAGAGCTTTTGACAAAGGCATATTATCACGGGAACCCTCAAAGTGATCTGACGCATTTCGGACTGGGACTTTATATCAGCAGAGTCTACTGTGAAAAACATGGGGGAAAGCTGCTGCTGGTCAATCAGGATCAGGGCGGAGAAGCCTGCGCATATTTTAAATTAAAAACATAG
- a CDS encoding SPL family radical SAM protein has product MTNQLKRRGGIGSEYKSFYKKVRGNEGDKCKYSVRLDTYGCGCQHDCDYCYARSLLSFRGFWNPSAPSIADIDKIKRKIRKIPPGTILRMGGMTDCFQPFEAEHHVTYETICEMNRCGVGYLIVTKSHLIAQPEYLEILDKDLAHIQITVTTLDDNKALTYEKASIPSKRVEAIKKLQSAGYDVSIRLSPLIEDFMDFDSLNSLGINRCVVEFLRVNSWIKSWLHDVDFSGYRLKQGGYCHLPLEKKMEIIKKIRIPEITVCEDVTEHYEYWRDNFNPNKDDCCNLRLHNG; this is encoded by the coding sequence TTGACCAACCAATTGAAAAGAAGAGGAGGAATAGGAAGCGAATATAAGAGTTTTTACAAAAAAGTAAGAGGTAACGAAGGAGACAAATGCAAATACAGTGTACGACTGGATACGTATGGATGTGGCTGTCAGCACGATTGTGATTATTGTTATGCACGGTCACTTCTGTCTTTTCGTGGATTTTGGAACCCATCAGCGCCGAGCATCGCAGATATTGATAAGATTAAGAGGAAGATTCGGAAGATACCTCCGGGAACCATCCTGCGCATGGGTGGAATGACAGACTGCTTTCAGCCTTTTGAAGCGGAACATCATGTGACTTATGAGACAATCTGTGAAATGAACCGGTGTGGTGTTGGATATCTGATTGTAACAAAATCCCATTTGATCGCACAGCCCGAATATCTGGAAATTTTGGACAAGGATCTGGCCCATATACAAATCACGGTCACGACTTTAGATGATAACAAGGCTTTGACCTATGAAAAAGCAAGTATCCCATCAAAAAGAGTAGAGGCAATAAAAAAATTGCAATCTGCGGGATATGATGTGTCAATCCGGTTAAGCCCCTTGATTGAGGATTTCATGGACTTTGACAGCCTAAATTCATTAGGGATCAATCGCTGTGTTGTGGAATTTTTGCGTGTCAATAGCTGGATCAAGAGCTGGCTGCACGATGTTGATTTCAGTGGGTACAGGTTAAAACAAGGAGGATACTGCCACTTACCACTGGAAAAAAAGATGGAAATCATCAAGAAGATCAGGATACCGGAGATAACAGTTTGCGAAGATGTAACAGAACATTATGAGTATTGGAGAGATAACTTCAATCCAAATAAGGATGATTGCTGTAATCTGCGATTACATAACGGATGA
- the nagB gene encoding glucosamine-6-phosphate deaminase: MTIYEGKDYKEICEKAAELIASEIRMNPRAVLGLSTGSTPIGVYDRLVEWYEKGQLDFSKVTTINLDEYKGLGAEHEQGYRFFMNQYLFDRVNIDKSRTFVPDGTEMDSDKACCEYEEIIEEKGRIDLQLLGLGANGHIGFNEPGDVFIPDTHCVRLTESTVEANSRFFRSKEEVPKEAYSMGIKGIMQARHIILLASGKQKAQALYEAVYGDITPGVPASILKLHPHTAVFADEEALSVIKEKS, from the coding sequence ATGACAATTTATGAAGGAAAAGACTATAAAGAAATTTGTGAAAAAGCGGCAGAGCTCATTGCTTCCGAAATAAGAATGAACCCCAGGGCAGTCCTCGGACTGTCAACGGGGTCTACGCCGATCGGAGTTTATGACCGGCTGGTGGAATGGTATGAGAAGGGACAGCTTGATTTTTCCAAAGTGACCACCATTAATCTGGATGAATATAAAGGACTTGGTGCAGAACATGAGCAGGGGTATCGTTTCTTTATGAACCAGTATTTATTTGACCGTGTAAATATCGACAAGTCCAGGACGTTTGTGCCGGATGGGACAGAAATGGATTCTGATAAAGCATGCTGTGAGTATGAAGAGATCATTGAAGAAAAAGGAAGGATCGATCTTCAGCTTCTCGGGCTGGGTGCCAATGGACATATCGGTTTTAATGAGCCGGGGGATGTCTTTATTCCGGATACCCACTGTGTGCGGTTAACGGAAAGCACAGTCGAAGCGAATTCCCGGTTTTTTCGCTCAAAAGAAGAAGTACCGAAGGAAGCATATTCTATGGGGATCAAAGGGATCATGCAGGCCAGACATATTATTTTACTTGCGTCGGGAAAACAGAAAGCCCAGGCTCTGTATGAGGCTGTTTACGGTGATATCACACCGGGAGTCCCGGCATCTATCCTTAAATTACATCCCCATACTGCCGTATTCGCGGATGAGGAGGCTCTCTCTGTGATCAAAGAAAAATCTTGA
- a CDS encoding ParM/StbA family protein, with amino-acid sequence MDREILGIDHGNRQMKTANTAFLSTVTQNKVKPSNLNQILEFKGKYYSIGGSREDVDTKVDKTVDDDYYILTLASLAAELKARGKNQAAVRLATGLPPRWYESQMKAFRKYLGRERELSFRYQGEGFNVFLEGVSVYMQGFAAITDILAETQGKSCLLVDIGGGTVDGVPIENMRPSGAQPIIDNNGTIKCISNVNEALMAEFGEKAKPYIIETIMRTGTYAGDEAYLRVIRKALNQYTEYIYSLIKKHGYNLHLEKIIFMGGGAAIMQNFGDNEGKDVICIPDIHANARGYEETLKSIWKARQNMAG; translated from the coding sequence ATGGATAGAGAAATACTTGGAATCGACCATGGTAACAGACAGATGAAAACGGCGAATACCGCATTTTTGTCTACAGTAACACAGAATAAGGTGAAGCCCAGTAATCTAAATCAGATTTTGGAGTTTAAAGGTAAGTATTACTCAATCGGTGGCAGTAGGGAAGATGTGGATACAAAAGTTGATAAAACAGTGGACGATGATTACTACATTCTCACATTGGCATCACTTGCCGCTGAATTGAAAGCCAGAGGAAAGAATCAGGCGGCGGTCAGGCTGGCTACAGGATTACCACCGAGGTGGTATGAATCGCAAATGAAAGCATTCAGGAAATACTTGGGCAGGGAAAGGGAGTTATCTTTTCGTTATCAGGGAGAAGGGTTCAATGTCTTTCTGGAAGGCGTGAGCGTATATATGCAGGGGTTTGCAGCAATCACAGATATATTGGCAGAGACACAGGGAAAATCCTGCCTTCTGGTAGATATAGGAGGAGGAACCGTTGATGGAGTTCCAATAGAAAATATGCGACCCAGTGGAGCACAGCCTATTATAGATAATAATGGTACAATAAAGTGTATATCCAATGTAAATGAGGCATTAATGGCTGAGTTTGGGGAAAAAGCCAAACCATATATCATTGAAACGATAATGCGGACAGGTACATATGCGGGTGACGAAGCCTATCTTCGTGTAATCCGAAAGGCATTGAACCAATATACGGAATACATCTATAGCTTGATAAAAAAGCACGGATACAATCTGCATTTGGAAAAAATAATCTTTATGGGTGGAGGAGCCGCAATCATGCAGAATTTTGGTGATAACGAGGGTAAGGACGTAATCTGTATTCCGGATATACATGCAAATGCAAGAGGATATGAAGAAACTTTAAAGAGCATATGGAAGGCCAGGCAGAATATGGCCGGTTAA
- the cpaB gene encoding Flp pilus assembly protein CpaB, translating into MKILKSRTVLGVICIVVSLLICFGVTPLFNKEVSKKVEIVRVVKDIKIGDKITGDMVRTVEVGSLNLPSEVMKNKENVIGKYASADMAPGDYIINSKVADEPAAENAYLYNLSGEKQAISVSVKSFATGLSGKLKSGDIVSVIAPDYQKQGETVIPPELKYVEVIAVTAGSGYDANTGEEDPEEKELPSTVTLLATPEQSRILAMMEKDGNLHISLVYRGTKENAAKFITEQEHALQELYPPETEAAEAETGQPEEQIEGSAE; encoded by the coding sequence ATGAAAATATTAAAAAGCCGTACCGTGCTTGGAGTAATATGCATTGTGGTATCACTGCTCATTTGCTTCGGAGTTACCCCTTTATTTAATAAAGAGGTCAGTAAAAAGGTAGAAATCGTGCGGGTGGTAAAGGATATAAAAATCGGGGATAAAATCACTGGCGATATGGTCAGGACTGTTGAGGTGGGAAGTTTAAATCTGCCGTCTGAAGTCATGAAAAATAAAGAAAATGTCATTGGGAAATATGCATCTGCAGATATGGCTCCAGGCGATTATATCATTAATAGCAAGGTCGCAGACGAACCGGCTGCGGAGAATGCCTACTTATATAATTTATCAGGAGAGAAACAGGCAATATCCGTGTCGGTCAAATCTTTTGCAACGGGGTTATCCGGAAAACTCAAATCTGGTGATATTGTATCTGTGATTGCACCGGACTACCAGAAGCAAGGCGAAACAGTGATTCCTCCCGAACTCAAATATGTCGAAGTTATTGCTGTAACTGCAGGCAGTGGCTACGATGCCAATACAGGAGAAGAAGACCCGGAGGAAAAGGAACTGCCCAGTACGGTGACACTCTTGGCAACACCGGAACAGAGCAGGATACTCGCCATGATGGAGAAGGACGGGAACCTGCACATATCTCTTGTATACAGGGGAACAAAAGAAAATGCAGCAAAGTTTATTACAGAGCAGGAACATGCTTTGCAGGAACTTTACCCGCCGGAAACGGAGGCGGCGGAAGCGGAAACTGGACAGCCCGAGGAACAGATAGAAGGGAGTGCAGAATAA
- a CDS encoding ABC transporter permease subunit produces MMIILKREVKNYLKNPILWAGLLIVIFLLFQNLGSYLKLHYVQSESQLKEVRAENRADADILEGYIPSTKKKQWELAGKKIKDALVKSFGYSEKQAQEVIHKLEQKNMTDAEMSAYLVKNYDFYSADNIFQDARTYKGTKEEINSYMSSKFKQKPFTYYFSKKFADFAGLCMGFFASILLAFLFIRDTKRDTYEMLHTKPISAGRYIIGKVSGGFLTLMIILAILNIIFGALCAVCGWRAGFPVRIWDLLWASLLYIVPNMLMIVSVYTLTAVVFKNPLPAAPLLLLYMLYSNMGSIGPDGQYGYYGKPLAVMVRFPGKFFETSPSPWVLLNQVFLVLASVLLILCAAAAWKKWRSY; encoded by the coding sequence ATGATGATAATTTTAAAAAGAGAGGTAAAAAACTATCTGAAGAATCCAATTCTCTGGGCAGGGCTGCTCATCGTCATTTTTCTGTTATTTCAAAATCTGGGGAGCTATCTGAAACTGCATTATGTGCAGTCTGAGAGTCAATTGAAAGAAGTCCGTGCTGAGAATAGGGCGGATGCTGATATTTTAGAAGGATATATCCCGTCTACAAAGAAAAAGCAGTGGGAACTGGCCGGCAAAAAGATTAAGGACGCTCTTGTCAAATCGTTTGGCTATTCAGAAAAGCAGGCACAGGAAGTGATCCATAAGCTGGAACAGAAAAATATGACAGATGCAGAAATGTCAGCTTATTTAGTAAAAAACTATGATTTTTATAGTGCAGACAATATATTTCAAGATGCCCGCACATATAAGGGAACGAAGGAAGAGATAAATTCCTACATGAGTTCAAAATTCAAACAAAAACCTTTTACTTATTATTTTTCAAAGAAGTTTGCTGACTTTGCAGGCTTATGTATGGGATTCTTTGCATCTATCTTACTGGCATTTCTTTTTATCAGAGATACGAAAAGGGACACATATGAAATGCTGCATACAAAACCTATATCAGCAGGCAGATATATCATAGGTAAAGTCTCAGGAGGTTTTCTGACACTGATGATTATACTTGCAATTTTAAATATCATATTTGGTGCTTTATGTGCAGTGTGCGGCTGGAGAGCCGGATTTCCAGTACGAATATGGGATCTGTTGTGGGCGTCGCTCTTATATATTGTTCCGAATATGCTGATGATCGTCAGTGTATATACGCTGACCGCAGTTGTTTTCAAGAATCCTCTGCCGGCTGCACCGCTGCTGCTTCTGTATATGCTCTACTCCAATATGGGATCAATCGGGCCGGACGGACAGTATGGATACTATGGGAAGCCGTTGGCGGTCATGGTAAGGTTTCCGGGCAAATTCTTTGAAACTTCACCTTCGCCATGGGTATTACTAAATCAGGTATTCCTTGTACTGGCATCTGTTCTGCTTATTTTGTGCGCAGCTGCAGCATGGAAGAAATGGAGGTCCTATTGA
- a CDS encoding response regulator transcription factor, which produces MNYKILLVDDDKDLLQMLSSYFELKGYFIETAVNGLEAMERIKDAPDIILLDVNMPGLDGLEVCRQIRDKISCPIMFLTAKVEEQDRINGLMVGGDDYVLKPFSLKELEARITAHLKREERHKNKSEYRFCDGLMIDYTERTVKLNGCAVEFTKTEYAIIEFLSMHPGQVFDKERIYEKVCGYDGEGDSRGMTELVRRIRRKLSVHTMAEYIETVWGMGYRWKK; this is translated from the coding sequence ATGAACTACAAGATTTTACTCGTCGATGATGACAAAGATTTATTACAGATGCTCAGCAGCTATTTTGAACTGAAGGGCTATTTCATAGAAACAGCGGTCAACGGACTGGAAGCAATGGAGCGGATAAAGGATGCCCCGGACATTATCCTGCTGGATGTCAACATGCCGGGGCTTGACGGTCTGGAAGTCTGCAGGCAGATTCGGGATAAGATTTCCTGTCCGATTATGTTCCTGACAGCCAAAGTGGAAGAGCAGGACCGGATCAACGGCCTCATGGTCGGCGGGGATGACTACGTTTTAAAGCCTTTCAGCCTTAAGGAGCTGGAAGCCAGAATCACTGCACATCTTAAAAGAGAAGAAAGGCATAAAAATAAGTCAGAGTACCGTTTTTGTGACGGACTGATGATAGATTATACTGAAAGAACCGTGAAACTAAATGGCTGTGCAGTGGAGTTTACAAAAACAGAATATGCGATCATAGAATTTTTATCCATGCACCCGGGGCAGGTTTTTGACAAAGAACGGATTTATGAAAAGGTCTGCGGATATGACGGTGAAGGGGACAGCCGGGGGATGACAGAGCTTGTCAGAAGGATACGAAGGAAATTAAGTGTTCATACAATGGCCGAGTATATCGAAACAGTCTGGGGAATGGGGTACCGATGGAAAAAATAA
- a CDS encoding ABC transporter permease, translating into MKEMKICLPVYKIIYSICFIVFLSLVRGISSIAEIGITMDAYIAVLAIVFCADTYWMEHSGKRWEVFCLYSVKKKKQTILKRLVVQWIFLWGLALIGYGLFFWQAPHNLNTIPSMLLFAVYVPEVLVTISFWSTFAMTVTNLLRNIWGGIGLSIILWLSLNSVTGESVLGKFNVFSFVFRDTQNINNMEWLWGKGIALGLTVLMAALISAIIKKRG; encoded by the coding sequence ATGAAAGAGATGAAAATTTGTCTTCCGGTTTACAAAATAATATATTCTATTTGTTTTATTGTTTTTCTGAGTCTGGTGAGGGGAATCAGCAGCATTGCTGAGATAGGGATTACTATGGATGCATATATTGCGGTTTTGGCGATTGTGTTTTGCGCCGATACTTATTGGATGGAGCACAGCGGAAAACGGTGGGAAGTCTTCTGTCTGTACTCAGTAAAAAAAAAGAAGCAGACAATTTTGAAAAGACTGGTTGTCCAGTGGATCTTTTTATGGGGATTGGCATTGATCGGATATGGACTGTTCTTTTGGCAGGCCCCTCATAATTTAAATACCATACCGTCAATGCTGCTCTTTGCAGTGTATGTTCCGGAGGTGCTGGTTACTATTTCTTTTTGGAGTACTTTTGCTATGACGGTTACAAATCTTCTGAGAAATATATGGGGCGGAATCGGTTTATCGATTATTTTATGGTTATCTTTAAACTCTGTGACCGGGGAGAGCGTTCTGGGGAAATTTAATGTATTTTCATTTGTATTCCGGGACACTCAAAATATAAATAATATGGAATGGCTTTGGGGAAAAGGGATCGCATTGGGACTTACCGTCTTAATGGCCGCACTGATTTCTGCCATCATAAAGAAAAGAGGTTGA